A genomic stretch from Limnobacter thiooxidans includes:
- the trpE gene encoding anthranilate synthase component I has translation MSRTEFDQFVAQGYNRIPLIARCYADLDTPLSVYFKLANQPNTFLLESVVGGERSGRYSFVGLPSSITIKVVEHNVLVQQQHTDGSLETLETFSGDPLAFIEQYHARFKVPPMPNTPRFFGGLAGYFGYDTVRYIEPRLEASRKADDLGIPDILLMFTDRMAVVDNIQGTIQLIVFVDPAQADAYENGVAEVKRIMTQLRQPIAIPVSAGSESTPIERSMSKDYFFDMVAKSKEYIAAGDVMQVVLGQRLSKRFTQDALMLYRALRSLNPSPYLFYYNFGDFQVVGSSPEILVRQDQAEGKSPVVTLRPIAGTRPRGKTPQEDLALAEELLADPKEIAEHVMLIDLARNDVGRIAQVGSVQVTEKMIIERYSHVMHIVSNVQGDLRPNMGAMDVLRATFPAGTLSGAPKVRAMEVIDELEPTKRGVYGGACGYLSFTGTMDVAIAIRTGVVKDQTLYVQAGAGVVADSVAESEWLETENKARAVMRAAELVQAGLDGELP, from the coding sequence ATTTCTCGAACTGAATTTGATCAATTTGTTGCTCAGGGTTACAACCGCATTCCCCTGATCGCCCGCTGTTATGCCGACCTGGACACTCCGCTGTCGGTTTATTTCAAGCTGGCCAATCAGCCCAACACATTCCTGCTGGAATCGGTGGTGGGTGGTGAACGTTCAGGCCGCTATTCGTTTGTGGGTTTGCCTTCCAGCATTACGATCAAGGTGGTTGAGCACAATGTGCTGGTTCAACAGCAGCATACAGACGGTTCACTGGAAACCCTCGAAACATTCAGCGGTGACCCGCTCGCTTTCATCGAGCAATACCACGCGCGTTTCAAAGTGCCGCCCATGCCCAATACTCCGCGCTTTTTCGGTGGTCTGGCAGGTTATTTCGGATATGACACCGTGCGTTATATTGAGCCGCGGCTGGAAGCTTCCCGAAAGGCCGACGACCTGGGCATTCCCGATATCCTGTTGATGTTCACCGACCGCATGGCGGTGGTGGACAACATTCAGGGCACCATCCAGTTGATCGTGTTTGTCGATCCTGCGCAAGCCGATGCTTATGAAAATGGGGTGGCCGAGGTCAAGCGAATCATGACCCAGCTTCGTCAGCCCATTGCCATTCCGGTTTCCGCAGGCAGCGAATCCACGCCCATCGAGCGCAGCATGAGCAAAGACTATTTCTTTGACATGGTTGCCAAATCCAAGGAATACATCGCAGCGGGCGATGTCATGCAGGTGGTACTGGGGCAGCGGCTGAGTAAACGCTTCACGCAAGACGCGCTCATGTTGTACCGCGCGCTGCGTTCGCTCAACCCCTCGCCTTACCTGTTTTATTACAACTTTGGCGACTTTCAGGTGGTAGGTTCTTCCCCCGAAATTCTGGTCCGCCAGGACCAGGCTGAGGGCAAGTCGCCCGTGGTCACCCTGCGCCCAATCGCTGGCACACGGCCCCGTGGAAAAACGCCTCAGGAAGACCTGGCTTTGGCCGAAGAACTGTTGGCCGATCCCAAAGAAATTGCCGAACATGTCATGTTGATCGACCTGGCCCGCAACGATGTGGGCCGCATTGCCCAGGTCGGGTCAGTGCAGGTCACCGAAAAAATGATCATCGAACGCTATTCTCACGTCATGCACATCGTCAGCAACGTGCAGGGTGATCTCAGGCCGAACATGGGAGCCATGGACGTTTTGCGCGCCACCTTCCCGGCGGGTACCTTGTCTGGTGCGCCCAAGGTTCGAGCCATGGAAGTCATTGATGAGCTGGAACCCACCAAGCGCGGCGTGTACGGCGGTGCGTGTGGCTATCTCAGTTTCACCGGCACCATGGACGTGGCGATTGCCATTCGCACCGGGGTCGTCAAGGACCAGACTCTTTACGTTCAGGCGGGTGCTGGGGTTGTTGCCGATTCCGTTGCTGAAAGTGAGTGGCTTGAAACCGAGAACAAGGCCCGTGCAGTCATGCGCGCAGCCGAGCTGGTTCAGGCCGGGCTCGACGGCGAACTGCCTTAA
- a CDS encoding FAD-dependent monooxygenase — MTLASGKDSQSLHSHDVAVIGCGVVGLVAALVLASSGFKVMVVGSRPAQFVPNENQRFDPRVFALSHRSQRVLDRLRVWDNIPSEKVQPVTEMQVWGDSEGEEQGLLRFNASDTGVEFLTWIIEQSCLFDVLFSAMRYQPGIDWLDAKVEGLSREKEGWAVVTNLKTVRVPLIIAADGAQSETRKQAGLDFPLEDYSAEGVVATFAVEKPHHGAARQWFSGDSVLAMLPLPGPHVSMVWSMPLSQSQAFVQLGPEQMVQRIKALSGGAVESMYGDLVPVGKAYSFPLRHGVAPVWFDNGVVLMGDAAHVIHPLAGQGLNLGLEDAAELANLLTSRKRLLAVQRLGLADEQLWRAWERRRKAACTPVHFLTDGLHTLFRLDLPGAAWVRNKGMHIVNQLPMLKRWLTQQAMR; from the coding sequence ATGACCCTCGCCTCTGGCAAAGACTCTCAAAGCCTTCATTCTCATGACGTTGCAGTCATTGGTTGTGGGGTGGTTGGCCTGGTAGCCGCCCTGGTGCTGGCATCGTCGGGCTTCAAGGTGATGGTGGTCGGCTCTCGCCCTGCCCAATTCGTGCCCAATGAAAACCAGCGTTTCGATCCGCGTGTGTTTGCCCTGTCCCACCGCAGTCAGCGTGTCCTTGACCGTTTGCGCGTTTGGGACAACATCCCAAGTGAAAAAGTACAGCCTGTTACCGAAATGCAGGTATGGGGCGATTCGGAAGGTGAGGAACAGGGTCTGTTGCGTTTCAATGCCAGCGACACAGGTGTTGAATTCCTGACCTGGATCATTGAGCAAAGCTGTTTGTTCGACGTTCTGTTTTCTGCCATGCGTTATCAGCCCGGCATCGACTGGCTCGATGCCAAGGTGGAAGGGCTCTCCCGAGAGAAAGAGGGGTGGGCCGTTGTCACCAATCTGAAAACCGTGCGTGTGCCACTCATCATCGCGGCCGATGGCGCACAAAGCGAAACACGGAAACAGGCCGGGCTTGATTTCCCGCTGGAAGATTACAGCGCCGAGGGCGTGGTGGCCACTTTCGCTGTCGAAAAACCTCACCATGGGGCAGCTCGACAATGGTTCAGCGGCGATTCAGTACTCGCCATGCTGCCTTTGCCTGGGCCTCACGTGTCCATGGTCTGGTCCATGCCTTTGTCGCAATCGCAGGCTTTTGTGCAGCTTGGCCCTGAACAGATGGTTCAACGCATCAAAGCCTTGTCGGGCGGCGCAGTGGAGTCGATGTATGGCGATCTCGTTCCGGTTGGCAAAGCCTATTCCTTCCCATTGCGGCACGGTGTAGCCCCTGTCTGGTTTGACAATGGGGTGGTGCTGATGGGCGATGCAGCCCACGTCATTCACCCATTGGCTGGGCAGGGCTTGAATCTGGGGCTCGAAGACGCAGCCGAACTGGCCAATCTGCTGACCTCGCGCAAACGTTTGTTGGCTGTCCAGCGCCTGGGGTTGGCTGATGAGCAACTGTGGCGTGCCTGGGAGCGCCGCCGAAAGGCAGCCTGCACGCCGGTCCACTTTTTGACGGATGGCTTGCACACCCTGTTTCGCCTCGATCTGCCTGGCGCAGCTTGGGTGCGCAACAAGGGCATGCACATTGTCAATCAGTTGCCCATGCTGAAGCGATGGTTAACCCAGCAGGCTATGCGTTGA
- a CDS encoding aminodeoxychorismate/anthranilate synthase component II — MLLMIDNYDSFTFNLVQYFGELGQQVHVVRNDAITVDQALALKPSAVCVSPGPCSPAQAGVSIEIIQRMAGVVPVLGVCLGHQAIGEAFGGKVVRAKSIMHGKTSPVHHQNVGVFEGLPNPLTCIRYHSLAIERHSLPDCLEVTAETADGEIMGVRHKTLDVEGVQFHPESILSDRGHDLLKNFLKRVQSPVASPVAI, encoded by the coding sequence ATGCTGTTGATGATCGACAACTACGACAGTTTCACTTTCAACCTCGTCCAGTATTTTGGCGAATTGGGGCAGCAGGTGCACGTTGTTCGCAACGACGCCATTACAGTGGATCAAGCCCTGGCTTTGAAACCCAGCGCGGTGTGTGTGTCCCCCGGCCCTTGTTCCCCTGCGCAGGCGGGTGTGTCCATTGAAATCATCCAGCGAATGGCCGGGGTTGTTCCTGTGCTTGGCGTTTGTCTCGGGCACCAGGCTATTGGCGAGGCGTTTGGTGGCAAAGTCGTGCGGGCTAAAAGCATCATGCACGGCAAAACCTCCCCGGTTCACCACCAGAATGTTGGCGTGTTTGAAGGCCTGCCCAATCCATTGACCTGCATCCGTTACCACTCACTGGCCATTGAGCGGCACAGCCTGCCCGATTGTCTGGAGGTCACGGCCGAAACTGCCGATGGTGAAATCATGGGTGTGCGCCACAAAACCCTGGATGTGGAAGGCGTGCAGTTTCACCCCGAGTCAATTCTTAGCGACCGGGGCCACGATCTGCTCAAGAATTTCCTCAAGCGGGTTCAGTCACCTGTTGCGTCGCCCGTTGCAATTTGA
- a CDS encoding DsbC family protein has translation MKFNLPLSFNKRAGAVLLSLSALSAGAWLVSMSVQPVQAAPSKSQVDRITAAVTDSLGASGVKVLSVNDVQFVDGLFEVVVNHNGSKKIIYTNASGSHFILGELLESKSMLNLTEARLDKLNAINFEKDLPAGLALKSVYGTGSRKIAVFEDPNCGYCKRFRKETLTKLQDTTVYTYVYPVLGRDSTDKAQKVMCAADKSKMWDDWMLRDQSPSGDGNCNAPINDLVALGRGMGVSGTPTVFFQDGTRASGAIPAADLNRRIAAAARPK, from the coding sequence ATGAAATTCAATCTACCCTTGTCCTTTAACAAGCGCGCTGGTGCCGTGTTGTTGTCACTTTCTGCCCTGTCGGCAGGTGCCTGGCTGGTGTCCATGTCGGTTCAGCCCGTACAGGCGGCGCCCAGCAAGTCGCAGGTCGATCGAATCACCGCTGCGGTTACCGACTCACTTGGCGCCTCTGGCGTCAAGGTCCTTTCTGTAAACGATGTGCAATTTGTCGATGGGCTTTTTGAGGTTGTGGTCAATCACAACGGCAGCAAGAAAATCATTTATACCAACGCCAGCGGTAGCCATTTCATTCTGGGCGAACTGCTTGAAAGCAAGTCCATGTTGAATTTGACCGAGGCTCGCCTGGACAAGCTCAATGCAATCAACTTTGAGAAAGACCTGCCGGCTGGCTTGGCCTTGAAGTCGGTCTACGGTACGGGTAGCCGCAAAATTGCAGTGTTTGAAGACCCCAATTGCGGTTATTGCAAGCGTTTCCGTAAGGAAACGCTGACCAAGCTGCAAGACACCACGGTGTACACCTACGTTTATCCAGTTTTGGGCCGCGATTCCACCGACAAGGCGCAAAAGGTCATGTGTGCCGCGGACAAATCAAAAATGTGGGACGACTGGATGTTGCGTGACCAGTCACCCAGCGGTGATGGGAATTGCAACGCACCCATCAATGACTTGGTGGCCTTGGGGCGTGGCATGGGCGTGTCGGGTACACCCACCGTGTTCTTTCAGGACGGCACACGGGCCAGTGGTGCCATTCCAGCCGCAGACCTGAACCGCCGAATTGCAGCGGCGGCCAGACCGAAGTAA
- a CDS encoding porin → MNKSTDLLRYLRTWAHAAALLTICGPALAIDYSLSGFGTVQYTIGDNQEKYLRHVNEDGTLKVNSILGGQLDVQLNDEFSATVQYVVSPKQRRDEGVELDNRWAFLKFKPNDNWHFKLGRQRLNLYMDSENLDVGHTYVPANLSPEIYYDAGVLAADGFSANYNFEDSAGRYWGVQAITGNQKIVQRLAGFNQDFPLNDFEIAGLVLSLEGDDYRLHLSHHGTEIDRGISQINGIPLIDGRIDATARLTNLGAEYRWDLYTLRGEISQTEIASSASGVLFPGTPRLAVSNPKFEEHGANLLLTRRVFNQHAVYGSYGRFISEFDDQYSLAIGGKYNLSPSDSIKLELQHVVEKSNRQQLSDNRIPNTTFNFLSVSYNWVWE, encoded by the coding sequence TTGAACAAATCCACAGACTTACTCCGCTATCTCAGAACTTGGGCGCATGCAGCAGCACTGTTGACCATTTGCGGACCTGCGTTGGCGATTGATTATTCGCTGAGCGGATTTGGCACTGTTCAATACACCATCGGCGACAATCAGGAGAAATACCTCCGCCATGTGAATGAAGATGGCACGCTGAAAGTCAATTCGATTCTGGGTGGTCAGCTTGATGTGCAACTGAATGATGAATTCAGTGCCACAGTGCAATACGTTGTCTCACCCAAACAACGGCGAGATGAAGGCGTTGAGCTTGATAACCGCTGGGCCTTCCTGAAATTCAAGCCCAACGACAATTGGCATTTCAAGCTGGGTCGACAACGCCTGAACCTGTACATGGATTCAGAAAACCTGGATGTGGGCCATACCTACGTACCAGCCAATCTGAGCCCCGAGATTTATTACGATGCAGGTGTGTTGGCAGCTGACGGGTTTTCCGCAAACTACAACTTTGAAGACTCTGCGGGCCGCTACTGGGGCGTGCAAGCAATTACAGGCAACCAGAAAATTGTTCAGCGGCTGGCCGGCTTTAATCAAGACTTTCCACTGAATGATTTCGAGATTGCTGGTTTGGTACTCAGCTTGGAAGGCGATGACTACCGGCTTCACCTGTCGCACCACGGCACGGAAATTGATCGCGGTATTTCGCAAATCAATGGCATACCGCTGATAGATGGACGAATTGACGCAACAGCGCGGCTGACCAATTTAGGGGCTGAGTATCGCTGGGACCTGTACACGCTACGTGGTGAAATCAGCCAGACGGAAATCGCATCATCGGCAAGCGGAGTTTTGTTTCCGGGCACACCCCGTCTTGCTGTATCCAATCCAAAATTTGAAGAGCATGGCGCCAATCTGCTGTTGACCCGAAGAGTGTTCAATCAACATGCGGTCTACGGCAGCTATGGGCGATTCATTTCCGAATTTGACGACCAATACTCGCTGGCCATCGGCGGCAAGTACAACCTTAGCCCGTCAGACTCCATCAAGCTTGAATTGCAGCATGTGGTGGAAAAAAGTAATCGACAGCAGTTGTCGGACAACCGCATACCCAACACAACATTCAATTTTCTGAGTGTGTCTTACAACTGGGTGTGGGAATGA
- a CDS encoding phosphoglycolate phosphatase, with product MTIQAVLFDLDGTLLHTVPDLAAAVNAMLVDLGKPVLSEETVAVYVGKGAENLVNRSLTGSMTEKASPELYAQAMANWQNHYTHINGNHSVFYDGVKEGLALLKQAGFKLAVVTNKPERFTHPLLERTGIAHYFEVVVGGDTCPVKKPDPMPVQHACRLLGVEPAQTLMIGDSVNDSLAANAAGVPCWLLPYGYNEGRSVHETQCDGIVNTIEEAAQRLIGTRTSP from the coding sequence ATGACTATTCAAGCAGTATTGTTCGATCTGGATGGCACCCTGTTGCACACCGTACCTGATCTGGCCGCGGCGGTGAACGCGATGCTTGTTGATTTGGGTAAGCCCGTTTTGTCTGAAGAAACCGTTGCCGTGTATGTGGGCAAGGGCGCTGAAAACCTCGTGAATCGAAGCCTTACCGGCAGCATGACCGAGAAGGCCTCACCTGAGCTATATGCCCAGGCGATGGCCAACTGGCAAAACCACTACACCCACATCAACGGCAATCATTCCGTATTTTATGACGGCGTTAAAGAAGGGCTGGCCTTGCTGAAACAGGCGGGTTTCAAACTGGCGGTGGTCACGAACAAACCCGAGCGTTTTACCCATCCGTTGCTGGAGCGCACTGGCATTGCCCATTATTTTGAGGTGGTAGTGGGTGGCGACACCTGCCCGGTCAAAAAGCCTGATCCGATGCCCGTGCAGCATGCATGCCGTTTGCTGGGTGTTGAACCTGCGCAGACCTTGATGATCGGGGACTCGGTCAACGACTCACTGGCTGCCAATGCCGCAGGTGTGCCGTGTTGGCTTTTGCCCTACGGTTACAACGAAGGGCGGTCTGTTCATGAAACCCAATGCGATGGCATTGTGAACACGATTGAAGAAGCTGCGCAACGCCTGATTGGCACACGGACATCACCATGA
- the rpe gene encoding ribulose-phosphate 3-epimerase has product MNPFVIAPSILSADFAHLGDEVKNVIAAGADWIHFDVMDNHYVPNLTIGPLVCEALRPHTEAVIDVHLMVRPVDRIIPDFAKAGANVISVHPEGTDHLDRTLGLIRDSGCQAGIVLNPATPISWVDHVMDKLDLILVMSVNPGFGGQSFIPQALVKLTELRKRIDAHAAKGGQNIRLEVDGGVKPDNIAQIAKAGADTFVAGSAIFGKPDYKAVIDQMRAELATTR; this is encoded by the coding sequence ATGAATCCGTTTGTCATCGCCCCCAGTATTCTTTCTGCTGACTTCGCGCACCTGGGCGATGAGGTGAAAAACGTGATTGCGGCCGGCGCAGACTGGATCCACTTCGATGTGATGGATAACCACTACGTGCCCAACCTCACCATTGGGCCACTGGTCTGCGAAGCCTTGCGCCCACACACTGAGGCGGTGATTGACGTTCACTTGATGGTACGTCCTGTGGACCGAATCATTCCTGATTTTGCCAAGGCTGGTGCCAACGTCATCAGTGTTCACCCCGAAGGCACCGATCACCTGGACCGCACACTGGGCCTGATTCGTGATTCTGGTTGCCAGGCTGGTATTGTTTTGAATCCAGCCACTCCTATTTCCTGGGTCGATCACGTCATGGACAAGCTGGACCTGATCCTGGTGATGTCGGTCAACCCCGGTTTCGGTGGACAAAGCTTCATTCCCCAAGCGCTTGTCAAGTTGACCGAATTGCGCAAGCGTATTGACGCGCATGCAGCCAAGGGTGGTCAAAACATTCGCCTTGAGGTAGACGGCGGCGTGAAGCCTGACAACATTGCACAAATTGCCAAAGCAGGGGCAGATACCTTCGTGGCAGGTTCGGCAATTTTCGGCAAACCCGATTACAAGGCTGTCATCGATCAAATGCGCGCCGAACTGGCCACCACGAGATAA
- a CDS encoding murein transglycosylase A — protein sequence MSRSLRCWWPSTVLATLILSGCATAPPPKTADCSCPAVEKPAQVEKKAETPALPLFVKSDFSKLPGWGSADHTRFLEAFAEQCSANGNALAKRKATPNSLLEACRKARQNLTGNALLPAQIWMEANFEVWQLQQEDGKKEGLLTGYFEPLLKGSRTAQGAYTTPLYGVPEDLIVVKLDELYPELKGKRLRGRLQGNTLVPFFDREDWERLGPDREKPIVWVDDKLDAFLLQVQGSGRVTLPDGKVIRLSYAEQNGHPYKSIGKVLVDRGELTAAQATIPGIRNWAKANPGKLDGLLNANPSVVFFKENEVLRPKDGPVGAMGVPLTGKLSLAIDREKIPYGSPMWIESSNPVTKAPIAQGVLAQDTGGAIRGRVRADYFWGTGEEAGEAAGLTRQPLNMWLIWPKGAPLPESGS from the coding sequence ATGTCCCGTTCACTCCGTTGTTGGTGGCCCAGCACCGTGCTGGCCACCCTGATTTTATCTGGATGCGCCACTGCTCCGCCCCCCAAAACAGCCGATTGTTCATGCCCTGCTGTCGAAAAACCTGCACAAGTGGAAAAAAAAGCGGAAACACCCGCATTGCCCTTGTTCGTGAAATCCGATTTTTCAAAGTTGCCCGGCTGGGGGTCTGCAGACCACACACGCTTTCTTGAAGCTTTTGCGGAACAATGCTCTGCCAATGGCAACGCACTGGCCAAACGCAAGGCAACACCCAACAGCCTGCTGGAGGCTTGCCGCAAGGCCCGCCAGAATCTGACTGGCAACGCCTTGCTGCCCGCACAGATCTGGATGGAAGCCAACTTTGAAGTGTGGCAACTGCAACAGGAAGACGGCAAAAAGGAAGGCTTGCTGACGGGTTACTTTGAGCCGCTGCTGAAGGGCTCGCGCACTGCGCAAGGCGCCTACACAACCCCGCTGTACGGTGTTCCCGAAGACTTGATCGTGGTCAAGCTGGACGAGCTTTATCCGGAACTGAAAGGCAAGCGGCTTCGCGGACGTTTGCAAGGCAACACGCTGGTGCCCTTTTTCGACCGGGAAGATTGGGAACGGCTTGGACCTGACCGTGAAAAGCCGATTGTCTGGGTTGACGACAAACTGGATGCCTTTTTGTTGCAGGTTCAGGGTTCAGGACGCGTGACCCTGCCAGACGGCAAGGTGATTCGCCTGAGCTATGCCGAGCAAAACGGTCACCCTTACAAATCGATCGGCAAGGTACTGGTAGACCGAGGGGAACTGACCGCTGCGCAAGCAACCATTCCAGGTATTCGAAACTGGGCCAAGGCCAACCCGGGAAAACTGGATGGCCTCTTGAATGCCAACCCCAGCGTGGTGTTCTTCAAGGAAAATGAAGTGCTTCGCCCCAAAGATGGACCTGTAGGCGCTATGGGAGTGCCGTTGACTGGCAAGTTAAGCCTGGCAATTGACCGGGAGAAAATACCTTACGGCAGCCCGATGTGGATTGAATCCAGCAACCCGGTCACGAAAGCGCCCATTGCGCAAGGTGTTTTGGCCCAAGACACGGGGGGTGCCATTCGGGGCCGCGTGCGTGCTGATTATTTTTGGGGAACAGGCGAAGAAGCAGGTGAGGCAGCCGGCCTGACCCGGCAGCCTTTGAACATGTGGTTGATCTGGCCCAAAGGCGCGCCACTGCCGGAAAGCGGAAGCTAA
- a CDS encoding pilus assembly protein TadG-related protein, with amino-acid sequence MPKPERHLNRAFAQQQGAMTILTVFIVLMSIGALGVLGLGQIVWEREEVQRIADLAAKAAASDIGNAPQGFPAAVDYARRNGFDDSTDNISLNCNVRGTETLLAPSNCERSVLVRVVRNVPAAFLGTEPVVAVAEATVTPLISGLVGTNLLALNLSGSGLSPLMSAIGTDLRLNLLGFQGLLASNAQVDLLELGVALGVFSPGAQLDMGRLLNTRVSAGDLLNAAIDAAGPEAPTVAIPGNGPIDTVDFLLGDVLSADTSDDADFTGASVRLGNLAFASSLAAARGIGGNGVRLRLGNTLNVSVLSPPQLFVATKLNSDGRVIATARTEQIAVSTRISGLLDLTVTAGGGSVDIKDIDCRLPQSQSAVLVDLESNPIAAALGLPSLPLLGRRTVNANVGSGSANDVAMAGFPDPVLSTSYSFEASQGVGNLLTNLNTNIGLLGGILNVLAVNPALRSALGLLGGGLDEILGVLGLETNEVVVQVDNMDCFNTAVLTR; translated from the coding sequence CATTGTGTTGATGTCGATCGGCGCGCTGGGTGTACTGGGTTTAGGGCAGATTGTCTGGGAACGTGAGGAGGTTCAGCGCATTGCCGATCTGGCTGCCAAGGCAGCGGCCAGCGACATCGGGAATGCCCCACAAGGATTTCCCGCGGCTGTTGATTACGCCCGGCGCAATGGCTTCGATGACAGCACCGACAATATTTCGCTCAACTGCAATGTGCGAGGCACCGAGACCCTCTTGGCCCCAAGCAATTGTGAACGGTCCGTCCTTGTCCGCGTGGTACGAAATGTACCGGCGGCTTTCTTGGGTACCGAGCCGGTTGTTGCTGTGGCCGAAGCCACGGTGACACCGCTGATATCCGGTTTGGTCGGCACCAACCTGCTGGCCTTGAACCTCAGCGGCTCAGGCCTCTCACCTTTGATGAGTGCGATTGGAACCGATTTGAGGTTGAATTTATTGGGTTTTCAGGGTTTGCTGGCCTCCAACGCCCAAGTCGATCTGTTGGAGCTGGGTGTGGCGCTGGGCGTATTCAGTCCGGGTGCGCAGTTGGACATGGGTCGATTGCTCAATACACGGGTCTCGGCGGGTGACTTGCTCAATGCGGCAATTGATGCGGCTGGTCCTGAAGCACCAACGGTGGCTATTCCCGGCAATGGGCCGATCGATACAGTGGATTTTCTTCTGGGCGATGTGCTTTCAGCCGACACCAGCGACGATGCAGATTTCACGGGCGCTTCGGTGCGCTTGGGTAACCTTGCTTTTGCCTCAAGCCTTGCTGCAGCCCGTGGTATTGGTGGCAATGGCGTGCGCCTGAGGCTTGGCAATACGCTGAATGTATCCGTACTTAGCCCGCCGCAGTTGTTTGTGGCCACCAAGCTGAACAGTGATGGTCGGGTCATTGCCACGGCCAGAACCGAACAAATTGCCGTGTCAACCCGAATCAGCGGTTTGCTTGACCTCACCGTAACGGCTGGCGGAGGTTCGGTGGATATCAAGGATATTGATTGTCGCTTGCCCCAATCCCAGTCTGCTGTATTGGTCGATCTGGAGTCCAATCCCATTGCCGCAGCCTTGGGTTTGCCTTCCTTGCCCTTGTTGGGCCGCAGAACCGTGAATGCAAATGTGGGCAGTGGCTCGGCCAATGATGTAGCAATGGCTGGTTTTCCCGACCCCGTACTCTCGACTTCTTACAGTTTCGAGGCGTCGCAGGGCGTGGGCAATTTGCTGACCAATCTCAACACCAACATTGGTTTGCTCGGCGGGATTTTGAACGTGCTCGCGGTCAATCCCGCGTTGCGGTCTGCGTTGGGCTTGCTGGGCGGGGGGCTGGATGAAATTCTGGGGGTACTCGGCCTGGAAACCAACGAAGTGGTAGTGCAGGTTGACAACATGGATTGTTTCAACACAGCGGTGTTAACCCGTTGA
- the apaG gene encoding Co2+/Mg2+ efflux protein ApaG translates to MSSQSHYQFEVRVSTQFLDEQSDKEKGPYVFAYTIEIENVGDKSAQLLSRHWIITDAHNIVQEVKGDGVVGEQPTLRPGERFEYTSGCPLPTPVGTMRGSYTFVGEGGEQFDVAVPEFLLSMPRVLH, encoded by the coding sequence ATGAGCAGCCAGTCACACTATCAGTTCGAAGTTCGAGTCAGCACCCAGTTTCTGGATGAGCAAAGTGACAAGGAAAAAGGGCCGTATGTATTCGCTTACACCATCGAAATTGAAAACGTGGGCGACAAGTCTGCGCAATTGTTAAGCCGCCACTGGATTATCACGGACGCCCACAACATTGTTCAGGAAGTCAAAGGCGATGGTGTGGTAGGTGAACAACCCACCCTTCGACCCGGTGAGCGATTTGAATACACCAGCGGTTGCCCGCTACCCACGCCCGTGGGCACTATGCGAGGTTCTTATACTTTTGTGGGCGAAGGCGGTGAGCAATTCGATGTAGCCGTGCCGGAGTTTTTGTTGTCCATGCCCCGCGTGCTGCATTAA